The nucleotide sequence tatttaaaaaacgaaccatactatatttatattattgttggttttttattttaggCTATCTGCAAGATGGAAACAAAGTGCCAGTTATGGAGAAACTTATCGAAGATTCATCTTATAAAGGAAATGATACCAGTGGAGAGACTGAATCAAAAACATCAAGAAAAAATATGATAGCTATGACTGGAAAAAGAccttacaaatgtgaaatttgttttaagaagtGTACTACAGCAAGtaatttgaaagtacatttgagagtgcacaccgGGGAAACAcctcaccagtgtgaattttGTTTCAAGCAGTGTTCTACAGCAAGTAATTTGAAAGAACATatgagagttcacactggagaaaagccttacaagtgtaaaatttgtttaaagcagtttagcCAAGCAAGTCCTTtcaaaacacatttgagagtgcacactggagaaaaaccatacaagtgtgaaatttgttttacaCAATTTAGTGTAGAAGGaagtttgaaaagacatttgagaacgcacactggtgaaaaaccttacaagtgtgaaatttgtttaaagcaatttagtcaagcaggtactttgaaaacacatttgagagtgcacaatgaataaaaaccttacaagtgtgaaatttgtttcaagcagtttATTACTACAAGTCATTTGAACAGTGGCGCACCGagaattttcctctgggaggGGTTGGCTTGAACACCGAATTTTTtgtgtattgtttgtgaaaaacaagttacattttcctgtaGGCGAGGATATAAAGCATTacgttatgaaaccttttgcgTTTGATTCGAGAGAGCATTAGGAAAATTATTGAATGCTCGGCATGAGGTACAAATAAAAATTGCATTGTTGTAAacagaatagttatttatgaaacgaagtatgctttttgcgaaagcgcgcgatgtttagagcacgagcgacagcggggcgagtgctatacatggcgtaagttcgcaaaaagtacttcacacaCAGTttgatacaatattttatctacgataaacaaataaaaaaactgtaactcttcgtcactggaattcatttctattctacaatttttagaactttgacatttaaaaattctaacttctttcaaaccacaaaactgtcaaaacttttattttaatttattgctcattatgtcatcaccatgacaacgcgaaagttaagaatatttgattatatgaaagtgtgccaaaaaacagtgcgaaaaagtaaatcccatttaaaatacattgttacttcacgcacaccttaaactcttcacgcactgctatctataatgacagttttcacaaactaaaaacttatacgtaatatgacatagagtatataaagtttcttttaaatgacatatgtatttaaaattaaaaatcacactacattttcttttagttttacacccctgtaacttattaaaataaacattatagaagttttcagggactttcggccctcggtaagaacgtaatctttcattctgcgtttaaatttttcaagttCGTATCCATCCCCTTAagacaaaagaacaacataaaaaataatattaggttaatgagCAGATCCATGCCCTTTAGCGTTAGGTTGGTTCGATGTGATGTTTTTCATcaagtttttatttctttttttctcCTTTT is from Diabrotica virgifera virgifera chromosome 9, PGI_DIABVI_V3a and encodes:
- the LOC126892256 gene encoding zinc finger protein 45-like isoform X2, with the protein product MERKEKIEDTVTNIKDENTIFVKPEFIKVEPAPGYLDPYIEDQWQGDSDISLNQIKTELLMEDMTFEQHQGDLAQFQYCNSDVDNIKLEHTAKGSQSSEYDSFTNEIKEDFNRESICDAFDDSGLNEYSLKIEIEDEKKLMPYGEKQTHKEGYLQDGNKVPVMEKLIEDSSYKGNDTSGETESKTSRKNMIAMTGKRPYKCEICFKKCTTASNLKVHLRVHTGETPHQCEFCFKQCSTASNLKEHMRVHTGEKPYKCKICLKQFSQASPFKTHLRVHTGEKPYKCEICFTQFSVEGSLKRHLRTHTGEKPYKCEICLKQFSQAGTLKTHLRVHNE